Within Vallitalea okinawensis, the genomic segment AATTGTCTATATAATCATTGTAGTTAGCATGTCAAATCTTGTCAACATAAAAATAAATAAAGTGTCTAATAATATTTCTCGCAACAATAAGAAAATTGACTAACGTCACGTTTTAAGTATGTGCAAGAAAGTATGGTCCCTTGCTTGATCATTTCATGTAATGAAATGTATCAAAAGTAATGAGGTTCGATGCCTCATTGCTTTTATAAGCAAAACGCAGTACTTTCTTACACTATAAAAAACTGTCTAATGACAGTTACTTCGTAGTGCTATTTATGCGAATTTATAATTAAATGAGTGGTATTGTTGTGCTTCTGAGATCTTTATCCATAGTGGTTTACGTTTATCAAAAGTAGTTATATATCTAAAGCCTGCAAGTTTAGCTATCTCTATAGCTTCACTCAGACCATTAGCTAATTCTGAAGCAGAATGGGCATCCGAACCAATGGTCAAAATTTGGCCACCTAAACGTCTATACATCGATAAAATATCTAAATCAGGTAAACAAGTTTTTGCATGTTGCCTTAATCCAGATGAATTAATCTCTAATCCTTTACCGCTTTCGACCAAAAGCTTTAGAACTTCATTCAGTTCTTCCATATATTCAGTAAGATGAATTCTTACTCCAGCTCTTGCAGCATATCTTTTAGGCAGATCAAAGTGACCAATACAATCAAAATCTCCCCATCTGATGATGTTCTTTATTTCTTCTAAGTAGATTTTACAATACTTATTGATATCAATCTTAGTATAATCCAATTCTCCAAAATCAACATCTTTATCCATTTTGTGACTTGAAGCTAAAACATAATCATAATAACATGTTGCTAGAATTTCTTTGATTCTTTTAGGAAATCTGTGAGGTTGCCCTAGTTCTATCCCAAACTTTAGATCTAAGAAAGGACTATATTTCTCTTTGGCTATTTTAAACTTTTCATAGTTTTCTTCAATATTATAAAATAAATAGTCTGAATCTTTTTCTGTTGGTTCAAA encodes:
- a CDS encoding histidinol-phosphatase HisJ family protein, which translates into the protein MLFDYHVHSDMSTDGKDSLNKLCERAITIGLKEFAITDHFEPTEKDSDYLFYNIEENYEKFKIAKEKYSPFLDLKFGIELGQPHRFPKRIKEILATCYYDYVLASSHKMDKDVDFGELDYTKIDINKYCKIYLEEIKNIIRWGDFDCIGHFDLPKRYAARAGVRIHLTEYMEELNEVLKLLVESGKGLEINSSGLRQHAKTCLPDLDILSMYRRLGGQILTIGSDAHSASELANGLSEAIEIAKLAGFRYITTFDKRKPLWIKISEAQQYHSFNYKFA